A window of Rhinatrema bivittatum chromosome 2, aRhiBiv1.1, whole genome shotgun sequence contains these coding sequences:
- the LOC115083763 gene encoding gastrula zinc finger protein XlCGF52.1-like isoform X3, with product MHKHSGYGIKHENKKHQMGCAENQETHKMLPEKDKEMFIQGSEGKRDWRSESNSNKEIKILAKPRRDTDTKSENVTTTTIIQTSSEQNLSTCTLWEETGELISHQIRHTSEKTFKYIENSKRLSSITYLKEIQKVHREEESYGKEYSQRMEVAQPEKPHTGEKSHLCTECGKEWEFKKHSRTDMGEKPFTCPDCEKNFTGMSSIMGHQRTNRRHKPTTCPDCGKSFTCVSYLKTHQRIHTGEKPFACPVCGKRFTQISSLNVHQRVHMEEKPFTCSECGKSFTCIPYLKQHQRIHMGEKPFTCPDCNKRFTDVSSLIGHQRTHMRDKPGTCPDCGKCFTRISYLKTHQRIHTGEKPFICPDCGKCFTQISSLNVHRKIHMEEKPFTCSDCGKSFTCISYLKQHQRIHTKDKPNVPIVVKTLLIYQV from the coding sequence GTTATGGGATCAAACATGAAAATAAGAAACACCAGATGGGATGCGCTGAGAACCAGGAAACACACAAGATGCTTCcagagaaagacaaagaaatgtTTATCCAGGGATCAGAGGGAAAAAGAGACTGGAGGAGTGAGTCTAACTCAAACAAGGAAATTAAAATCCTTGCAAAGCCCAGAAGAGATACAGACACCAAGTCTGAAAATGTGACAACTACCACTATAATCCAGACAAGTTCAGAACAGAATTTATCTACGTGCACACTGTGGGAAGAAACTGGTGAGCTCATCTCTCACCAGATAAGACACACAAGTGAgaaaacttttaaatatattgaaaatagtAAGAGGTTAAGTTCAATTACTTATCTAAAAGAGATCCAGAAGGTGCACAGAGAAGAGGAGTCATACGGCAAAGAATACAGTCAAAGAATGGAGGTAGCACAACCTGAGAAGCCCCACACAGGAGAGAAGTCACATTTATGTACAGAGTGTGGGAAAGAATGGGAATTTAAAAAACACTCCAGAACTGATatgggagagaaaccatttacatgtccaGATTGTGAGAAAAACTTTACTGGTATGTCAAGTATAATGGGCCATCAGAGGACCAATAGGAGACACAAACCAACTACATGTCCTgattgtggtaaaagctttactTGTGTATCGTATTTAAAAACCCATCAGAGGATccatactggagagaaaccatttgcatgtccagtttGTGGTAAACGTTTTACTCAGATATCTAGTTTAAATGTTCATCAGAGGGTTCATATggaagagaaaccatttacatgttcagaatgtggtaaaagctttactTGTATACCATATTTAAAACAACACCAGAGGATCCATATGGGAGAGAAACCATTCACATGTCCAGATTGTAATAAACGATTTACTGATGTTTCAAGTTTAATAGGCCATCAGAGGACCCATATGAGAGACAAACCAGGTACATGTCCTGATTGTGGTAAATGTTTTACGCGTATATCATATTTGAAAACTCATCAGAGGATCCATacgggagagaaaccatttatatgTCCGGACTGCGGTAAATGTTTTACTCAGATATCAAGTTTAAATGTCCATCGGAAGATCCATATggaagagaaaccatttacatgttcagATTGTGGCAAAAGCTTTACTTGTATATCATATTTAAAACAACATCAGAGGATCCATACGAAAGACAAGCCAAATGTCCCGATTGTGGTAAAAACCTTACTGATATATCAAGTTTAA